Proteins from a single region of Methanoculleus horonobensis:
- a CDS encoding FG-GAP repeat protein gives MLIAFLAVGVGIVSAEKPVSTAEQGPVEEFRLAADDPTNAAEFGRSVAMDGDLVAVGAGGADAGPVSNAGAVYLFKRQGQGYIPEAKLVAPDATDGAEFGRAVAIQGNTVIVGARFAQVGDLSKAGAVYVFKKYQGSWHFEDKIVSPEPADEDNFGRALAVQGNLLVVTARKENLNAADVGAAYVFTCRGGEWTNTAKITAGDPTPGAYFGQSVAVRGGLIVVGARNADPDGAGAIYLFRESSEGWEEIAKVAPPDGKADDNFGFTVAMAGDTIAVGARRADLPGAKDAGAAYVFSLHGNSVDLVTKLTAGDARAGDQFGQAIALAGDLIAVGANRADTEEGADTGAIYLFRRAGNRWTEAGKVTASDGVAGDEFGYSLSAFGNRMVTGAHTADATAGAAYVIPLRS, from the coding sequence ATGCTCATTGCATTCCTTGCGGTGGGCGTCGGGATCGTGAGTGCGGAAAAACCGGTGTCCACCGCGGAACAGGGGCCGGTTGAAGAGTTCAGGCTGGCCGCCGACGATCCGACCAATGCAGCGGAGTTCGGGCGGTCCGTGGCTATGGACGGAGATCTCGTGGCGGTGGGCGCCGGTGGGGCGGATGCCGGTCCGGTGAGCAACGCCGGGGCAGTCTATCTCTTCAAGCGCCAGGGACAGGGGTATATCCCGGAAGCGAAACTTGTCGCCCCTGACGCAACCGACGGGGCTGAGTTCGGGCGGGCCGTCGCAATTCAGGGCAACACGGTGATCGTCGGAGCCCGGTTCGCGCAGGTCGGCGATCTCTCGAAGGCCGGGGCCGTGTACGTCTTCAAGAAGTACCAGGGGTCGTGGCACTTCGAGGACAAGATCGTCTCCCCCGAGCCGGCCGACGAGGATAACTTCGGTCGTGCTCTCGCGGTCCAGGGCAACCTCCTCGTGGTGACGGCCCGGAAAGAGAACCTCAACGCCGCCGATGTGGGTGCCGCGTACGTCTTCACCTGCCGTGGCGGCGAATGGACGAACACGGCAAAGATCACTGCCGGGGACCCGACGCCGGGAGCATACTTCGGCCAGTCGGTGGCCGTCCGGGGAGGCCTGATCGTGGTGGGCGCCCGCAACGCCGACCCCGACGGCGCCGGTGCCATCTACCTCTTCCGCGAATCCTCGGAGGGCTGGGAAGAGATCGCAAAGGTAGCGCCGCCGGATGGGAAAGCGGATGACAACTTCGGGTTCACGGTCGCGATGGCCGGAGACACGATTGCGGTCGGGGCCCGGAGAGCGGATCTTCCCGGGGCAAAAGATGCGGGTGCGGCCTATGTCTTCTCCCTGCACGGAAACTCCGTCGACCTGGTAACCAAACTGACCGCAGGCGACGCGAGGGCCGGCGACCAGTTCGGCCAGGCGATAGCCCTCGCCGGGGATCTCATTGCGGTGGGCGCCAACCGGGCCGACACCGAAGAGGGTGCCGACACGGGCGCGATCTACCTCTTCCGCCGGGCAGGCAATCGATGGACCGAGGCCGGGAAGGTCACCGCATCCGACGGGGTGGCAGGCGATGAGTTCGGCTACTCGCTATCGGCCTTCGGCAACCGTATGGTGACCGGGGCGCACACCGCCGATGCAACAGCGGGAGCGGCTTACGTCATCCCGCTGAGATCGTAA
- a CDS encoding alpha/beta fold hydrolase, whose protein sequence is MDTVRSKDGTLIAYERSGTGPALVLVHGTTADHTRWERILPMLEQTFTVYAVDRRGRGQSGDSAAYAIEREYEDIAAVVNSIPGPVNLLGHSYGALISLEAALRVTNLNRLVLYEPAIPAGLPMYPPGARAGIQALLDTGDREGALLAFYRDVVEVPEDQLAVLRKDPSWAARLGSAHTIPREFADEDYIFEPSRFMSLDAPTLLLEGEKSPRYLKAATEAVHAALPASRIVVMPGQQHIAMSTAPELFVRLVTGFLLGPAEPARVGKVGGQRG, encoded by the coding sequence ATGGATACAGTCAGGTCGAAAGATGGGACGCTCATTGCCTACGAGCGAAGCGGGACCGGGCCGGCTCTGGTCCTGGTGCATGGCACGACCGCAGATCACACGCGCTGGGAGCGTATCCTCCCGATGCTCGAGCAGACATTCACCGTGTACGCCGTCGACCGGCGTGGGCGCGGTCAGAGCGGCGATTCGGCAGCCTATGCTATCGAGCGTGAATACGAGGATATCGCTGCTGTGGTGAACTCTATCCCCGGACCGGTGAATCTCCTGGGTCACTCGTACGGTGCGTTGATATCTCTCGAGGCAGCGCTTCGCGTCACGAACCTCAACAGGCTCGTTCTGTACGAGCCCGCGATACCGGCCGGACTGCCCATGTATCCACCCGGTGCACGGGCCGGGATCCAGGCGCTTCTTGACACAGGGGATCGGGAGGGGGCTCTGCTCGCATTCTATCGCGATGTTGTCGAGGTTCCGGAGGATCAACTCGCCGTTCTCCGAAAGGACCCGTCCTGGGCAGCCCGGCTGGGATCCGCACACACCATCCCGCGAGAATTCGCGGATGAGGATTACATCTTCGAGCCTTCGCGCTTTATGAGCCTGGATGCTCCTACCCTGCTCCTGGAGGGTGAGAAGAGTCCCCGCTACCTCAAAGCAGCCACCGAGGCGGTGCATGCGGCGTTACCGGCGAGCAGGATCGTTGTCATGCCCGGGCAGCAGCATATCGCAATGAGCACAGCGCCGGAACTCTTCGTCCGGTTGGTCACCGGGTTCCTGCTCGGTCCGGCTGAACCGGCCCGGGTGGGGAAGGTTGGTGGGCAGCGCGGGTAG
- a CDS encoding ACT domain-containing protein, whose amino-acid sequence MSKTIITVVGKDTVGIIAKVCTYLAENEVNVEDISQTIVQGYFNMMMIVDTSGSSKPYAGMVTELDELGEEIGVRIRCQREDIFTKMHRI is encoded by the coding sequence ATGAGCAAGACAATCATTACCGTCGTCGGAAAGGACACCGTCGGCATCATCGCAAAGGTCTGCACGTATCTTGCCGAGAACGAGGTCAACGTCGAGGACATCTCGCAGACGATCGTGCAGGGCTACTTCAATATGATGATGATCGTCGATACCAGCGGATCATCAAAACCGTACGCCGGGATGGTGACCGAACTCGACGAACTCGGCGAAGAGATCGGCGTTCGGATCCGGTGCCAGCGGGAAGACATCTTCACGAAGATGCACCGCATCTGA
- a CDS encoding YbgA family protein, whose amino-acid sequence MTREYPRPRLVVSRCIEFDPCRYDGSKIPSPTVARLREYADCIPVCPEVEIGLGIPRATVRIVRTGGSDRLVQPATGRDVTDEMSAFAAGFLDTLPPIDGFILKGGSPTSGTRNVRVYPSVEKSAAIAKSAGFFAREVLKRYPELPVEDELRLNNQRIRDHFLSAVFTLAAFRGIEGTRDPHALVQFHANNKLLLLASSQKMLREMGRLVAARATVEPGALYGQYRRMLSIALARAPRYTGNVNVLLHTLGYFSDRISDEERAHCIRLIDRYRDGHATLAEPRGLLRSWVIRFGEPYLMNQSFFAPYPAELIDLPGDVTDRGRDLWEAGEGPPP is encoded by the coding sequence ATGACCCGGGAATACCCCCGCCCCCGCCTCGTCGTCAGCCGCTGCATCGAGTTCGACCCGTGCCGCTACGACGGCTCGAAGATACCCTCCCCCACGGTGGCACGCCTGAGGGAGTATGCCGACTGCATCCCGGTCTGCCCGGAGGTCGAGATCGGGCTCGGGATCCCGCGGGCGACCGTCAGGATCGTCCGGACAGGGGGTTCCGATCGCCTCGTGCAGCCGGCCACCGGGCGGGACGTCACCGACGAGATGTCCGCTTTTGCAGCCGGGTTTCTCGATACACTCCCCCCAATCGACGGGTTTATCCTCAAAGGGGGTTCGCCCACATCCGGAACCCGGAACGTGCGGGTGTACCCCTCGGTGGAGAAGTCCGCGGCGATAGCAAAGTCCGCAGGCTTCTTCGCCCGTGAGGTGCTGAAGCGATACCCGGAACTCCCCGTAGAAGACGAACTCCGCCTGAACAATCAGCGGATCCGCGACCACTTCCTCTCCGCGGTCTTTACCCTGGCGGCGTTCCGGGGCATCGAGGGAACCCGGGATCCCCATGCCCTCGTGCAGTTCCATGCAAACAACAAACTCCTCCTGCTCGCCTCGAGCCAGAAGATGCTGCGGGAGATGGGGCGTCTTGTCGCAGCCCGGGCAACGGTCGAGCCGGGAGCGTTGTATGGACAGTACCGCCGGATGCTCTCTATTGCGCTCGCACGAGCCCCCAGGTATACCGGCAACGTCAACGTTCTCCTGCATACCCTGGGATACTTCAGCGACCGCATCTCAGACGAGGAGAGAGCGCATTGCATCAGGCTGATCGACCGCTACAGAGACGGCCACGCGACGCTGGCCGAACCCCGCGGCCTGCTCCGGTCGTGGGTGATCCGGTTCGGGGAGCCGTACCTGATGAACCAGTCGTTCTTCGCCCCATACCCCGCCGAACTCATAGATCTGCCGGGAGATGTTACC
- a CDS encoding VOC family protein, with product MQTIDVTLQYPVIITPKIEECRDFYVGHFGFDVVFGSDWYIQLKHANGIELGFMRPDLSNQPGFLHDAYNGKGVIVTYDVENAKEEYGKAQKIEGLAIVLPYTEEEWGQKHFILKDPAGVFVDIVEQLAE from the coding sequence ATGCAGACGATAGACGTAACCTTACAGTATCCTGTCATCATCACGCCGAAGATCGAGGAGTGCAGGGACTTTTACGTCGGACACTTCGGCTTTGACGTCGTCTTCGGATCCGACTGGTACATCCAGCTGAAACATGCAAACGGCATCGAGCTCGGGTTCATGAGACCGGATCTCTCGAACCAGCCCGGGTTTCTCCACGACGCGTATAACGGGAAGGGCGTCATCGTCACCTACGATGTGGAGAATGCAAAGGAGGAGTACGGGAAGGCACAGAAGATCGAGGGTTTAGCGATCGTACTCCCGTACACCGAGGAGGAGTGGGGCCAGAAACACTTCATCCTCAAAGACCCGGCCGGCGTATTCGTGGATATCGTCGAGCAACTCGCTGAATAA
- a CDS encoding cupin domain-containing protein: MDPGGGRAHTTFIALRRDSSLMKPAVIRQEEAVELEKHGVRMRVYTTEGAPAGIVYQETETGHAEEFLHEKSAFIYYIVEGEGVGGVEHGVRAGDVVVVPPNNSIYFRGHLRQVLVTVPPWEESGERHIRDVGV, translated from the coding sequence TTGGATCCCGGTGGGGGGAGGGCGCACACCACCTTCATAGCCCTGCGGCGCGACTCTTCTCTCATGAAGCCGGCAGTCATCAGACAGGAGGAGGCGGTCGAGCTCGAGAAGCACGGTGTCCGGATGCGGGTCTATACGACCGAGGGCGCCCCGGCCGGGATCGTCTACCAGGAGACGGAGACGGGCCACGCGGAGGAGTTCCTTCACGAGAAGAGCGCGTTCATCTACTATATCGTCGAGGGGGAGGGGGTCGGCGGCGTCGAGCACGGCGTCCGGGCGGGGGACGTCGTCGTCGTGCCGCCGAATAACAGCATCTATTTCAGGGGGCATCTGCGTCAGGTGCTCGTGACCGTCCCGCCTTGGGAGGAGTCCGGCGAGCGGCATATCCGGGATGTCGGGGTGTGA
- a CDS encoding flavodoxin family protein — protein sequence MKVLGISGSPRARGNTARLLAEVLRGVSDAGGEASGVSLSEYTIEGCVGCERCRRDLICTRFNDGMTLLYPRIVEADALVLGSPVYHYNVTSQMKAFIDRLYAFYDFTDERPRGYSSRLAGRPRKAVVFAVGEQADPADLGVALEALSLPLRPLGYEVVAELPVLSCFEPGIVGQRKEVLEQAYRCGRDLAAALSGG from the coding sequence ATGAAGGTGCTTGGCATCAGCGGGAGCCCGAGAGCAAGGGGGAACACCGCCCGCCTCCTCGCGGAGGTTCTCCGCGGGGTCTCCGATGCGGGGGGGGAGGCGAGCGGCGTCAGTCTCTCCGAATATACCATCGAAGGCTGCGTCGGCTGCGAGCGGTGCAGGCGCGACCTGATCTGCACCCGCTTCAACGACGGCATGACACTGCTGTATCCCCGTATCGTGGAAGCGGATGCACTCGTTCTCGGTTCGCCCGTCTACCACTACAACGTCACCAGCCAGATGAAGGCCTTCATCGACCGGCTCTATGCCTTCTACGACTTCACCGATGAGCGTCCCCGGGGTTACTCCAGCCGTCTCGCGGGCAGACCACGCAAGGCCGTGGTCTTTGCGGTGGGCGAGCAGGCGGACCCCGCCGACCTCGGCGTCGCACTCGAAGCACTCTCCCTGCCGCTCCGGCCGCTCGGCTACGAGGTGGTTGCCGAACTCCCGGTCTTGAGCTGCTTCGAGCCGGGGATCGTCGGGCAGCGAAAGGAGGTGCTCGAGCAGGCGTACCGGTGCGGTCGGGACCTGGCGGCGGCGCTCTCCGGGGGCTGA
- a CDS encoding PFL family protein, which produces MINILEVNETNKMIEQEKLDVRTITLGISLFDCCDSDLDTLNRNIYEKITGLAKDLVSTGREIELEYGIPIVNKRISVTPIALVTGRACRSPEEFVTVAETLDRAARDTGVNFIGGYSAIVSKGMTPTEKTLIRSIPGALASTERVCSSVNIGSTKTGINMDAVKLMGEIVRETAEATKEKNSIGCTKLVVFCNAPDDNPFMAGAFHGVSEADAVINVGVSGPGVIKHALEGVRGANFEVLCETVKRTAFKVTRAGQLVAQEASERLGIPFGIVDLSLAPTPSVGDSVAGILEEMGLESAGAPGTTAALALLNDQVKKGGIMASSFVGGLSGAFIPVSEDQGMIDAVNRGALTIEKLEAMTCVCSVGLDMIAIPGDTPASTISGIIADEAAIGMINNKTTAVRLIPVIGKDVGDNVEFGGLLGHAPVQQVNRFGCADFINRGGRIPAPIHSFKN; this is translated from the coding sequence ATGATCAATATTCTCGAGGTGAACGAGACCAACAAGATGATCGAGCAAGAGAAGCTCGATGTCCGGACCATCACGCTCGGCATCAGCCTCTTCGACTGCTGCGACTCCGATCTCGATACCCTGAACAGGAACATCTACGAAAAGATCACGGGGCTCGCAAAAGACCTGGTCTCGACCGGGAGGGAGATCGAGCTCGAGTACGGGATCCCGATCGTGAACAAGAGAATATCCGTGACCCCCATCGCGCTCGTCACCGGGCGGGCCTGTAGATCCCCCGAGGAGTTCGTGACGGTCGCAGAGACGCTTGATCGGGCCGCACGGGACACGGGGGTCAACTTCATCGGAGGATACTCGGCGATCGTCTCGAAGGGGATGACCCCGACCGAAAAAACCCTCATCCGCTCGATCCCGGGAGCTCTCGCCTCGACCGAAAGAGTCTGCAGCTCGGTGAACATCGGCTCTACAAAGACCGGGATCAACATGGACGCCGTCAAACTGATGGGGGAGATCGTGCGGGAGACGGCCGAGGCGACGAAGGAGAAGAACTCCATCGGGTGCACGAAACTCGTCGTCTTCTGCAACGCTCCCGACGACAACCCGTTCATGGCCGGGGCGTTTCACGGCGTCTCCGAGGCTGACGCGGTCATCAACGTTGGCGTGAGCGGCCCGGGGGTCATCAAGCACGCGCTCGAGGGCGTCCGGGGAGCAAACTTCGAGGTCCTCTGCGAGACGGTCAAGCGGACGGCCTTCAAGGTCACCCGTGCAGGGCAGCTCGTCGCGCAGGAGGCCTCCGAGAGGCTCGGGATCCCGTTCGGGATCGTGGACCTCTCTCTTGCCCCAACGCCCTCCGTCGGCGACAGCGTCGCCGGGATCCTCGAGGAGATGGGGCTCGAGTCGGCCGGTGCACCGGGGACGACGGCCGCGCTTGCCCTTCTAAACGACCAGGTGAAGAAGGGAGGGATCATGGCGAGCTCGTTTGTCGGCGGGCTCTCGGGCGCGTTCATCCCGGTCAGCGAGGATCAGGGGATGATCGACGCGGTGAACCGCGGCGCCCTCACGATCGAGAAACTCGAGGCGATGACCTGCGTCTGCTCGGTCGGCCTCGATATGATCGCGATCCCGGGCGACACACCCGCCTCGACGATATCGGGCATCATCGCGGACGAGGCCGCGATCGGGATGATCAACAACAAGACGACCGCCGTCCGGCTGATCCCGGTGATAGGGAAGGACGTCGGCGACAACGTGGAGTTCGGCGGGCTGTTAGGCCACGCGCCGGTGCAGCAGGTGAACCGGTTCGGCTGCGCCGACTTCATCAACCGCGGCGGACGGATCCCCGCACCGATTCACAGTTTCAAGAACTGA